One part of the Lachnospiraceae bacterium JLR.KK002 genome encodes these proteins:
- a CDS encoding baseplate J/gp47 family protein: MFYNLNLDDKSYGEIEADAVFQIPGKCPDWTNYNQSDPGIMLLGLLSWFKEIQQYQISRLCGWKRQKYLKLLGMERNHARPARGSVSLELAAGFGGSRIPLLKGTRFCAGDMVFETVRKEWPHPIRLIGAYILCGELLDRYVNIGNDLEKKMRLYPFGEYPQVGNSCCFIMDRSFSSRDRTVVSFDICTDYQVSRNPIGEDFIPLARLKWEYQSSEGWEELPVESDTTYAFLQRGKICFRLPKKMVEDETYGAFQIRVTLMENDYDVAPLIQNIYFNETEVKQQYSWCDYEDYEVIPKEGQEILSVKTSMYLAKRGQTELYLEQDKGWTVTPVLDKAEGEDGDMILSFRRPEQAENGRVFACRLAAWENEFQEKREIGRGNGAASQEYRLDMTDIVYDEFEIMVKDSQEGRFYPWRRVEDFDVCTPEDAVYVLELSEHRLLFGNGEHGMAPDGDIRLLRLKTSSGKSGNIKAGKIRECRDFPQFLVKQYEMTGGGRDDETIEECYGRLRQELKQIHRGVTGSDYEELVKQTPGLLILDSKVVPPAGKRDSLPENEISIVVRPLSYKERDTCLSDKYRQNLEQMLWKRKMIGTAVKILNPEYVSISVFAEIVIRPQFTDAEEMIEHAVRSWLDETVWEIGRPVSASAIYGIIDILPCVRQARTLTLEAGGRGYRYLANGDVQLPPNGLPWLKELDIRIFMS; the protein is encoded by the coding sequence ATGTTCTACAATTTGAATCTGGATGATAAATCGTATGGAGAAATTGAAGCGGACGCGGTTTTTCAGATACCGGGAAAATGTCCGGACTGGACCAATTACAACCAGTCAGATCCGGGAATTATGCTGCTTGGGCTTCTCTCGTGGTTCAAAGAAATACAGCAGTATCAGATCAGCCGTCTTTGCGGCTGGAAACGTCAGAAATATCTGAAACTGCTGGGGATGGAAAGGAATCATGCAAGACCTGCCCGGGGCTCTGTCAGCCTGGAGCTGGCGGCAGGTTTCGGCGGCAGTCGGATTCCCCTTCTGAAAGGAACCCGGTTCTGCGCGGGAGATATGGTTTTTGAGACGGTTCGCAAGGAATGGCCCCATCCCATCCGTCTGATTGGCGCTTACATTCTGTGCGGAGAATTGCTGGACCGCTATGTGAATATTGGAAATGATCTGGAAAAAAAGATGCGCCTGTACCCATTCGGAGAGTATCCGCAGGTGGGAAACAGCTGCTGCTTTATTATGGACAGGTCCTTTTCTTCCAGGGACAGAACAGTGGTATCCTTTGATATCTGCACAGACTATCAGGTGAGCCGCAATCCCATCGGGGAAGATTTTATTCCCCTTGCCCGACTGAAGTGGGAATATCAGTCGTCAGAAGGCTGGGAGGAACTGCCCGTGGAATCCGATACCACATATGCCTTTCTGCAGCGGGGGAAAATCTGTTTCCGGCTGCCGAAGAAAATGGTGGAGGACGAGACATACGGGGCTTTTCAGATACGTGTTACTCTGATGGAAAATGATTATGATGTGGCGCCGCTGATACAGAATATATATTTTAATGAAACAGAGGTAAAGCAGCAGTATTCCTGGTGCGATTATGAGGATTATGAAGTAATCCCGAAAGAAGGACAGGAAATCCTTTCTGTAAAAACCAGTATGTATCTGGCAAAAAGGGGACAGACAGAACTGTATCTGGAGCAGGATAAGGGATGGACAGTTACGCCGGTGCTGGATAAAGCGGAAGGGGAAGACGGAGACATGATTCTGTCTTTTCGCAGACCGGAACAGGCGGAAAACGGCCGGGTCTTTGCCTGCCGGCTGGCAGCCTGGGAAAATGAATTTCAGGAAAAACGGGAAATTGGACGGGGAAACGGAGCTGCCAGCCAGGAATACCGCCTGGATATGACAGATATTGTATATGATGAGTTTGAAATTATGGTAAAAGACAGTCAGGAAGGCAGATTTTATCCCTGGCGCAGGGTGGAAGATTTTGACGTCTGCACACCGGAGGACGCGGTGTATGTGCTGGAACTTTCGGAGCACAGGCTGCTGTTTGGAAACGGTGAGCACGGGATGGCGCCGGACGGGGATATCCGGCTGCTGCGGCTGAAAACAAGCAGCGGGAAATCAGGAAATATCAAAGCGGGAAAAATCCGGGAATGCAGGGATTTCCCTCAGTTTCTGGTAAAACAGTATGAGATGACCGGAGGCGGCCGGGATGATGAAACCATAGAGGAGTGTTACGGAAGGCTGCGGCAGGAACTGAAACAGATTCACCGCGGCGTCACCGGTTCCGATTATGAAGAACTGGTAAAACAGACGCCGGGACTTCTGATTCTGGACAGCAAAGTGGTGCCTCCCGCCGGAAAACGGGATTCCCTGCCGGAAAATGAGATTTCCATTGTGGTACGTCCTCTGAGTTATAAAGAGCGGGACACATGTCTGAGTGATAAATACAGGCAGAATCTGGAACAGATGCTCTGGAAGCGGAAAATGATTGGTACCGCTGTAAAGATACTGAATCCGGAATATGTGAGTATTTCTGTTTTTGCAGAAATTGTTATCCGGCCCCAGTTCACCGATGCGGAGGAGATGATTGAACATGCGGTGCGTTCCTGGCTGGATGAAACCGTATGGGAAATCGGCCGGCCGGTATCTGCCAGCGCTATTTACGGAATCATTGATATCCTGCCCTGTGTGCGGCAGGCCAGGACCCTTACCCTGGAGGCTGGCGGCCGGGGATATCGCTATCTGGCCAACGGCGACGTGCAGCTTCCGCCCAACGGGCTTCCCTGGCTGAAGGAACTGGATATTCGGATTTTTATGTCATAA
- a CDS encoding phage tail protein, whose product MEQLAYFVFNKKRDYESGYRKGIRITEGGLALEEGVRESGVFISRLLDSGERGNQWHRAVIQSVGYGDDSIRFYFYCSDDAETVVDGEIYRWEELIRNQEITPEKKHRAMEPYLAHIVQNPQDILLYRARGRYLWMEIQLFCQAGFLPQIRHMKIYAGNRSFLSYLPMIYQTKGREDFLGRFLGLFETIYQDLDEKITDSARQLDPMTAEPEFLHWMARWVGVTNGHLWQEEKLRLLLSGIVRKNLIRGTREYMEYVIGIFTGERPYFLEYCDIEQYRGNETAYRSLKQFYAHGPYEVSVLVREQAVPSLREQHALKKMIEDIKPAHIRIHLIILGQGIYLGQNVYAGINSTLVAWERANLNGGAAIPSMVGMAETGAKEEKNYEEFEELSI is encoded by the coding sequence GTGGAGCAGCTTGCATATTTTGTATTTAATAAAAAGAGGGATTACGAGTCCGGTTACCGAAAGGGCATTCGTATTACCGAAGGGGGCCTTGCCCTGGAAGAAGGCGTCCGGGAAAGCGGTGTTTTCATTTCACGCCTGTTAGACAGCGGGGAAAGGGGAAACCAGTGGCATCGGGCGGTGATACAGAGCGTTGGGTACGGGGATGATTCCATCCGGTTTTATTTTTACTGCAGCGATGATGCCGAGACTGTGGTGGACGGTGAGATTTACCGCTGGGAAGAGCTGATTCGGAACCAGGAAATCACGCCGGAGAAAAAGCATCGGGCCATGGAGCCTTATCTGGCCCATATCGTACAGAATCCACAGGACATTTTACTGTATCGGGCCAGAGGCAGATATCTCTGGATGGAAATTCAGTTATTCTGCCAGGCAGGGTTTCTTCCTCAAATCCGGCATATGAAAATTTATGCCGGAAACCGCAGTTTTCTGTCTTACCTTCCCATGATTTATCAGACGAAAGGCAGGGAAGATTTTCTGGGAAGATTTCTGGGACTGTTTGAGACCATTTATCAGGATTTGGATGAAAAAATTACAGATTCCGCCAGGCAGCTTGACCCGATGACTGCAGAACCGGAATTTCTGCACTGGATGGCCAGATGGGTGGGAGTTACCAACGGACATCTGTGGCAGGAGGAAAAACTGCGGCTTCTGCTGAGTGGAATTGTCAGGAAAAATCTGATTCGGGGCACCAGAGAATATATGGAATATGTCATTGGAATTTTTACCGGAGAGCGTCCGTATTTTCTGGAATACTGCGATATCGAGCAGTACCGGGGGAATGAAACCGCATACCGGAGCCTGAAACAGTTTTATGCCCATGGCCCCTATGAGGTGAGCGTGCTTGTACGGGAACAGGCGGTGCCTTCCCTGCGGGAGCAACATGCGCTGAAAAAAATGATTGAGGATATCAAACCTGCCCATATCCGGATACATCTGATTATCCTGGGTCAGGGCATTTATCTGGGACAGAATGTGTATGCAGGAATAAACAGTACGCTGGTTGCCTGGGAGCGTGCAAATTTAAACGGTGGGGCTGCGATTCCGTCAATGGTTGGCATGGCAGAGACCGGGGCAAAGGAGGAAAAGAACTATGAAGAATTTGAAGAGCTTTCCATTTGA